In Drosophila innubila isolate TH190305 chromosome 2R unlocalized genomic scaffold, UK_Dinn_1.0 1_C_2R, whole genome shotgun sequence, the following are encoded in one genomic region:
- the LOC117785276 gene encoding uncharacterized protein LOC117785276: MSEMRGEGPPLPHELTAEWTVRAQLTFARGGEAVQKEYNVQEPLHPVRVVYKWCTPATEQEKATAATSFRSTNSSATYADSAFGSPQASRVTQPTDEATAATAATSGGGVTAQVCGTRCRSTCNIVVSAVADFLPQQLETQNEPFVYHSTVRAQQLRDACSQTSDTEERQRRQPAYDQRRATTEALMNFSSRRHAEEANTYVPTYSTTPSSTFKSASLPRIPPLPASTQSQSPRLPSLGEKKPRTVHIDVYCTGSEEDEDEDEQQADADASNSDSDSSNGQHPYEVDSNSTPQTVLDNEQMLLRHQRISGGAMPRRLAQKSPLPSAKQEQLHLGHGITKCSTAEEVVESKQMLFRQHIGDQRAVKLANLRQKYMRQPSDETQSSSYPNSSRSTMPRDATCSSVSSVLAGDCVDSSWKDTDELDTPSMPPFATISKSDSFDYENSLDRVRIRQMERLWSRQHSMEQPTTMPATSTSTSPYPHLTTITEVQTQRGAFQRSDTLPSESDGFSETNVGFSTYPGRQVHQMLHLQRNRPGFLQFFGPPASPEPPQTAPVITTTTTAAGAAPAIDPFKRLHPGYRWKSEARDNLSVQAAPGSPSSERSSPQLLSTASTVVRCGSEAPPSTTSATTFGTVAPSPLLPRRFEISRDSPSLASETSTVVSGYTHEHLEKARRFGSVVTMRKPGHHVGPTKNPNCHCESCQRWLAERFQLRGRAFSLGERPLLRRPQP; the protein is encoded by the exons ATGAGTGAAATGCGGGGGGAAGGACCTCCGTTGCCTCATGAACTCACAGCCGAGTGGACAGTGCGGGCACAGTTGACCTTCGCGCGGGGCGGGGAAGCTGTCCAGAAGGAATACAATGTGCAGGAGCCACTGCATCCGGTGCGTGTGGTTTACAAATGGTGCACGCCGGCTACAGAGCAGGAGAAG GCAACGGCTGCCACAAGTTTCCGCAGCACAAACTCGTCGGCAACATATGCGGACTCAGCATTTGGAAGTCCACAAGCATCGCGAGTTACACAGCCAACAGACgaggcaacagctgcaacagctgcaacatctGGCGGTGGCGTCACCGCACAGGTGTGTGGCACGCGTTGTCGCAGCACTTGCAACATTGTCGTCTCGGCAGTGGCCGACTTTCTGCCACAACAATTGGAGACACAAAACGAACCCTTTGTCTATCACAGCACAGTGAGAGCACAACAATTGAGGGATGCCTGCTCCCAGACAAGCGACACGGAggagcgacagcgacgtcaacCCGCCTACGATCAGCGACGTGCCACAACGGAGGCACTCATGAACTTTTCCAGTCGGCGGCACGCGGAGGAGGCGAACACATATGTG CCAACCTACTCGACCACGCCCTCGTCCACATTCAAGTCGGCGTCCTTGCCACGCATACCACCGCTGCCTGCCTCCacacagtcgcagtcgcccAGGCTGCCCAGTCTGGGCGAGAAGAAGCCGCGCACTGTGCACATTGATGTCTATTGCACGGGCTCCGAGGAGGATGAGGACGAGGATGAGCAGCAGGCGGATGCAGATGCCTCCAACTCGGATTCCGACAGCAGCAATGGACAACATCCCTATGAAGTGGACTCCAATTCGACGCCACAAACGGTGCTGGACAATGAGCAAATGCTGCTGCGTCATCAGCGAATCTCGGGTGGCGCCATGCCGCGTCGCCTGGCACAGAAGTCGCCACTGCCAAGTGCAAAGCAGGAGCAACTGCATCTGGGACACGGCATAACCAAGTGCAGCACCGCCGAGGAGGTGGTGGAGTCTAAGCAGATGCTCTTTCGCCAGCACATTGGAGATCAGCGGGCCGTCAAGCTGGCCAATCTTCGGCAGAAATACATGCGCCAGCCCAGCGATGAGACGCAGAGCAGTTCCTATCCAAACTCATCCCGTTCGACGATGCCACGTGATGCCACCTGCAGCAGCGTGTCCAGCGTCTTGGCCGGCGACTGTGTGGACTCCTCCTGGAAGGATACCGATGAGCTGGACACACCCAGCATGCCGCCATTTGCAACGATCAGCAAATCCGATAGCTTTGATTACGAGAACTCGCTGGATCGTGTGCGCATCCGGCAAATGGAGCGTCTCTGGTCACGTCAGCACTCCATGGAGCAGCCGACGACGATGCCGGCGAcctcgacatcgacatcgccTTATCCGCACTTGACAACGATCACGGAGGTGCAGACGCAACGTGGTGCGTTCCAGCGCAGCGATACTTTGCCCTCGGAGTCGGATGGATTCTCGGAGACCAATGTGGGATTCAGCACGTATCCGGGACGGCAGGTGCATCAGATGTTGCATCTGCAACGTAATCGTCCTGGTTTCCTACAGTTCTTTGGTCCGCCCGCAAGTCCCGAGCCACCGCAGACAGCGCcggtaataacaacaacaacaacagctgcaggaGCTGCTCCTGCCATCGATCCCTTCAAGCGTCTGCATCCTGGCTATCGCTGGAAGAGCGAGGCACGCGATAATCTCAGCGTACAGGCAGCTCCGGGCTCTCCCTCCTCGGAGCGCAGTTCCCCACAGCTATTGTCCACCGCCAGCACAGTGGTGCGTTGTGGCAGCGAGGCACCGCCCAGCACCACATCGGCCACCACTTTTGGCACCGTTGCCCCATCTCCACTGTTGCCCCGTCGCTTCGAGATCTCGCGTGATAGTCCTAGTTTGGCCAGCGAGACGTCCACCGTTGTCTCCGGTTACACCCATGAGCATCTGGAGAAGGCACGCCGGTTTGGCAGTGTGGTGACCATGCGGAAGCCAGGTCATCATGTCGGACCCACCAAGAATCCCAATTGCCACTGCGAGAGCTGCCAGCGTTGGCTCGCCGAGCGTTTCCAGCTGCGTGGACGCGCCTTCTCCCTTGGAGAGCGACCGCTGCTCCGACGACCGCAACCTTAA